Proteins encoded together in one Streptomyces sp. NA04227 window:
- a CDS encoding MarR family winged helix-turn-helix transcriptional regulator, with product MTTPPSAPPASSDQAVWDRVLILHAQVERHLAQALQRQHGIGLSEFRALADLARAEDGELRMQELADRIGLGQSSVTRLVGRLDAAGFAYKDLCPADKRGVYAVITDEGRQRYNAARTTYAEVLSSALNTAGTDPAIAGTVQALRSSL from the coding sequence ATGACCACGCCTCCCTCCGCACCGCCCGCCTCTTCGGACCAGGCCGTATGGGACCGAGTCCTGATCCTGCACGCCCAAGTGGAGCGCCACCTGGCGCAGGCCCTGCAGCGTCAGCACGGAATCGGGCTCTCCGAGTTCCGGGCCCTGGCGGACCTCGCGCGAGCCGAGGACGGCGAACTGCGCATGCAGGAGCTGGCCGACCGGATCGGCCTCGGCCAGAGTTCGGTCACACGCCTGGTCGGTCGGCTCGACGCGGCGGGCTTTGCCTACAAGGACCTCTGCCCGGCCGACAAACGAGGCGTCTACGCCGTCATCACCGACGAGGGCCGCCAGCGCTACAACGCCGCCCGCACCACCTACGCCGAAGTGCTCAGCTCCGCGCTGAACACCGCCGGCACGGACCCCGCGATCGCCGGCACGGTGCAGGCGCTGCGCAGTTCCCTCTGA
- a CDS encoding AMP-binding protein — MFAFAPTEERLGETVPSSRLVDALARHARHRPESVALFLAERQVTYRQLAESAERLSRTLKCLRLPVDQPLCVPAHKSPETIALLIAAFSAGHSVLVPSPELGAEPLRTLCAQARCSYILTADQGGLHATEAALDAQAAEGFARVDPAGAQLLLTTSGSTGTPKIVPIPTAAFDRFADWATDRFGLTDTDTALSYAPLNFDLSLLDVWTFLLLGARVVLVEQARSTDARHLRELLGTHEVTFVQGVPMLYRLLTEDALSPAGDSAAPGSLTPDTAVYKQATTVIFTGDVMPQALLRTTGTAFPAARFHNVFGCTETNDSFLHEVDPATAGPALPIGRPLAGVRALLLDENGQVLVGPGTGELLVSTPFQTTGYLQLARNEGVFVPAPDGSEAVFYRTGDVVTRDAEGLYFLQGRADFQVKVRGVRTNVLEVESVLSAHPDVAEAAVVALPDLEAGYKLHAQVTRRPGSTLSSLRLRSYSAKNLPRHAIPSSVTVNDTPLPRISTGKPDRTLIKNNRLKGKAE; from the coding sequence ATGTTCGCTTTCGCACCGACGGAAGAACGATTGGGGGAAACTGTGCCTTCTTCACGCCTCGTTGACGCCCTGGCCCGGCATGCACGGCACCGGCCGGAAAGCGTGGCGCTCTTCCTGGCCGAACGTCAGGTGACCTATCGTCAGCTCGCCGAGTCGGCCGAGCGCCTTTCGCGCACACTGAAATGCCTGCGATTACCCGTCGACCAACCACTTTGCGTTCCCGCCCACAAATCACCCGAGACCATCGCTCTCCTGATCGCGGCCTTCAGCGCCGGCCACAGCGTTCTGGTGCCCTCGCCGGAACTGGGTGCCGAGCCCCTGCGGACCCTTTGCGCGCAGGCACGCTGCTCGTACATCCTGACCGCCGACCAGGGCGGTCTGCATGCCACCGAGGCCGCACTCGACGCGCAGGCCGCCGAAGGATTCGCACGGGTCGATCCCGCCGGCGCCCAACTGCTGCTCACCACCTCCGGCTCCACCGGAACGCCGAAGATCGTGCCCATCCCCACGGCGGCCTTCGACCGCTTCGCCGACTGGGCCACCGACCGCTTCGGGCTGACGGACACGGACACGGCGCTCAGCTACGCGCCGCTCAACTTCGACCTCTCGCTGCTCGACGTGTGGACCTTTCTCCTTCTCGGGGCACGTGTCGTACTGGTCGAACAGGCCCGCAGCACCGACGCCCGCCACCTGCGAGAACTGCTCGGCACCCATGAGGTCACGTTCGTCCAGGGCGTCCCCATGCTCTACCGCCTGCTCACCGAGGACGCGCTGTCCCCGGCCGGGGACAGCGCGGCTCCGGGCTCCCTCACTCCGGACACCGCGGTGTACAAGCAGGCCACCACGGTGATCTTCACCGGGGATGTGATGCCGCAGGCGCTGCTGCGGACGACGGGCACGGCGTTTCCCGCCGCCCGCTTCCACAATGTCTTCGGCTGCACCGAGACCAACGACAGCTTCCTCCACGAAGTGGATCCCGCGACAGCCGGTCCCGCCCTGCCGATCGGGCGGCCGCTCGCCGGAGTGCGGGCCCTGCTCCTCGACGAGAACGGGCAGGTCCTCGTTGGTCCCGGCACCGGTGAACTGCTGGTGTCCACCCCGTTCCAGACCACGGGCTATCTCCAACTCGCCCGCAACGAAGGGGTGTTCGTCCCGGCCCCGGACGGCAGCGAGGCGGTGTTCTACCGCACCGGCGATGTCGTCACCCGCGACGCCGAGGGCCTGTACTTCCTTCAGGGCCGCGCCGACTTCCAGGTCAAGGTCCGGGGCGTACGCACCAACGTGCTCGAGGTCGAGAGCGTCCTGAGCGCCCACCCGGACGTCGCCGAGGCCGCCGTGGTGGCGCTGCCCGACCTGGAGGCGGGATACAAACTGCACGCTCAGGTCACGCGCCGCCCCGGCAGCACACTCTCCTCGCTGCGACTGCGCTCCTACAGCGCCAAGAATCTCCCGCGCCACGCCATCCCGTCCTCGGTGACGGTCAACGACACCCCGCTGCCGCGCATTTCCACCGGAAAACCCGACCGCACTCTCATCAAAAACAACCGATTGAAGGGCAAGGCGGAATGA
- a CDS encoding acyl carrier protein, with the protein MKTLPHDMRNYIVQEFLDGEDSADLTPEFDLIDNGVVDSLGLVRVISHISRTYAIPVDDIPIAPDNFRTITAICAFIDNARSETTA; encoded by the coding sequence ATGAAGACCCTCCCCCACGACATGCGGAACTACATCGTCCAGGAATTCCTCGACGGCGAGGACTCCGCCGACCTCACCCCCGAATTCGACCTGATCGACAACGGTGTTGTCGACAGCCTCGGCCTGGTCCGGGTCATTTCCCACATCTCCCGTACGTACGCCATCCCCGTCGACGACATCCCGATCGCCCCGGACAACTTCCGGACAATCACGGCCATCTGCGCCTTCATCGACAACGCCAGGTCCGAAACCACCGCCTGA
- a CDS encoding ectoine synthase: MIVRSTDDVVPVEWGNGTSHRLLTETDGMGFTVCVTLVRKGSTSALQYVQHLEACFCIGGSGEVVAKDGTRYKITPGTVYALDKHDAHYLIASDYEDFRLISVFSPALRGDEKHTLSPDGFSQY, encoded by the coding sequence GTGATCGTGCGTAGCACCGACGATGTCGTTCCCGTCGAATGGGGCAACGGCACCAGCCACCGGCTTCTCACCGAGACCGATGGCATGGGCTTCACCGTGTGCGTAACGCTGGTCCGCAAGGGCAGCACCAGCGCCCTGCAGTACGTACAACACCTCGAAGCCTGCTTCTGCATCGGCGGATCGGGCGAGGTCGTCGCCAAGGACGGCACCCGGTACAAGATCACCCCGGGCACCGTGTACGCCCTCGACAAGCACGACGCCCACTACCTCATCGCCTCCGACTACGAGGACTTCAGGCTGATCTCGGTGTTCAGCCCGGCCCTGCGCGGCGACGAGAAGCACACGCTGTCCCCGGACGGCTTCTCCCAGTACTGA
- a CDS encoding acyl-CoA dehydrogenase family protein → MTPAHTPPPAAGSRPAPYEISAPWADALNRDVAEADARGEFPRDKWKAIQSSGILAVPFEEQYGGLGHTLTETMQALEGLGHTSRDAGLNFSTSTQIVSVGIPLQAFASPELKSMFLPKIISGDLITAHAITEPGGGSDAMNITTTARRDGDDYVIDGGKMFITNAPIADLFLLYVRTGAPGPFGLSVFLVERDTPGLGVGEPLDKLGLRTSPLGEVTLDGLRVPATRRIGQEGAGFLMLDHVMKREILFAFSITLGEMTHRLRRVVEFAKSRHQFGRPIGAFQAVSHKIADMKIAVETSRKWLADTGAKVEAGRDAAIDIAVTKTVVSEANKQTALDAVQIFGGQGYLTRTGIEQDVRNALGGTIYSGTSEIQRNRIASLLGL, encoded by the coding sequence GTGACCCCTGCACACACCCCCCCGCCGGCTGCCGGCTCCCGCCCGGCTCCCTACGAGATCAGCGCGCCCTGGGCCGACGCACTCAACCGCGATGTCGCCGAGGCGGACGCACGCGGCGAGTTCCCCCGGGACAAGTGGAAGGCGATCCAGTCCTCCGGGATCCTCGCCGTCCCGTTCGAGGAGCAGTACGGCGGCCTGGGCCACACCCTGACCGAGACCATGCAGGCGCTGGAGGGCCTTGGCCACACCAGCCGTGACGCGGGCCTGAACTTCTCGACCTCGACCCAGATCGTCAGCGTCGGCATCCCGCTCCAGGCGTTCGCCTCCCCGGAGCTCAAGAGCATGTTCCTCCCGAAGATCATCTCCGGGGACCTGATCACCGCCCACGCCATCACCGAACCCGGCGGCGGCTCGGACGCCATGAACATCACCACCACCGCACGCCGCGACGGCGACGACTACGTCATCGACGGCGGCAAGATGTTCATCACCAACGCGCCGATCGCCGACCTGTTCCTGCTCTACGTACGTACCGGGGCACCGGGCCCGTTCGGCCTGAGCGTCTTCCTCGTGGAACGGGACACCCCCGGCCTCGGCGTCGGCGAACCGCTCGACAAGCTGGGCCTGCGGACCTCACCGCTGGGCGAAGTCACCCTGGACGGGCTGCGGGTACCGGCCACGCGCCGCATCGGCCAGGAAGGCGCCGGCTTCCTGATGCTCGACCATGTCATGAAGCGCGAGATCCTGTTCGCCTTCTCGATCACCCTGGGTGAGATGACCCACCGGCTGCGCCGGGTCGTCGAGTTCGCCAAGTCACGGCATCAGTTCGGTCGACCCATCGGCGCCTTCCAGGCGGTTTCCCACAAGATCGCCGACATGAAGATCGCCGTGGAAACCTCCCGCAAGTGGCTCGCCGACACCGGGGCCAAGGTCGAAGCCGGCCGGGACGCCGCCATCGACATCGCCGTCACCAAGACCGTCGTCAGCGAGGCCAACAAGCAGACCGCCCTCGACGCGGTGCAGATCTTCGGCGGCCAGGGCTACCTCACCCGCACCGGAATCGAGCAGGACGTACGCAACGCGCTCGGCGGCACCATCTACTCCGGCACCAGCGAGATCCAGCGCAACCGCATCGCCTCGCTGCTCGGCCTCTGA
- a CDS encoding transglutaminase family protein yields the protein MTALTPDEYRELTAPTAFLDYETDAVQGFIDDAVKDRSADPGQLATELYYAVRDDIFYEVYGADLSRDGLKASHTVTVKQGFCLHKSALFAAACRGVGVPARVVYGDVRNHLASDRLREHIGGDTFFHGLNSVHLNGTWIKATPVFNKILCRLYGMQALEFDGTSDSLYHPFDDQGHASMEFLADHGSFDDVPYDFVMSHMRSKHPNFLDSSGTGTVRGGSLADESDRSHD from the coding sequence ATGACCGCCCTCACTCCGGACGAATACCGCGAACTCACCGCCCCCACCGCGTTCCTCGACTACGAGACCGACGCGGTCCAGGGCTTCATCGACGACGCCGTCAAGGACCGCTCCGCCGACCCCGGGCAGCTGGCCACCGAGCTGTACTACGCGGTCCGCGACGACATCTTCTACGAGGTGTACGGAGCCGACCTGTCCCGCGACGGCCTCAAGGCCAGCCACACCGTGACCGTCAAGCAGGGCTTCTGCCTGCACAAATCGGCGCTCTTTGCGGCAGCCTGCCGTGGCGTCGGCGTCCCCGCCCGGGTCGTCTACGGCGATGTGCGCAACCACCTCGCCTCCGACCGGCTGCGCGAGCACATCGGCGGGGACACGTTCTTCCATGGCCTGAACTCCGTTCATCTGAACGGCACGTGGATCAAGGCGACCCCGGTCTTCAACAAGATCCTGTGCCGGCTCTACGGAATGCAAGCCCTGGAATTCGACGGCACCTCCGACAGCCTCTACCACCCCTTCGACGACCAGGGCCACGCCAGCATGGAGTTCCTGGCCGACCACGGAAGCTTCGACGACGTCCCCTACGACTTCGTCATGTCCCACATGCGCAGCAAGCACCCGAACTTCCTCGACTCCAGCGGTACCGGCACCGTCCGTGGCGGCTCACTGGCCGACGAGTCCGACCGGTCCCACGACTGA
- a CDS encoding maleate cis-trans isomerase encodes MSTAQSMQDGWAARARIGVVVPHADVGPESEFQAMAPHDVFIHGSRVHFGAMRAGGEMDPKIPHDPVRAFVEPPHIDQAVELLAAAPLDAIALGFTSSAYILGAAGEKELFARLSQHTRGLPLTGTTTAAVAALTALDAQRLALVNPPWFDDALSGLGADYFTQQGVTVAHHGPCGLPSNQKLITPEALSEWIRTTVAGHKPDAVLVAGNGIRAVGTINALEEELGFTILTANQVLLWHALHLAGAGEIARHITDYGRVFTHSPVTA; translated from the coding sequence ATGAGCACCGCGCAGAGCATGCAGGACGGCTGGGCGGCCCGCGCCCGTATCGGCGTCGTCGTCCCGCACGCCGACGTCGGCCCGGAATCCGAGTTCCAGGCGATGGCACCTCACGATGTCTTCATCCACGGCTCCCGCGTCCACTTCGGCGCCATGCGAGCCGGCGGCGAGATGGACCCGAAGATCCCGCACGATCCCGTGCGGGCGTTTGTCGAACCCCCGCACATCGACCAGGCCGTGGAACTCCTCGCGGCCGCTCCCCTCGACGCCATCGCCCTCGGCTTCACCAGCTCCGCCTACATACTCGGTGCCGCCGGAGAGAAGGAACTCTTCGCGCGCCTGTCTCAGCACACCCGCGGCCTGCCCCTCACCGGCACCACCACGGCGGCGGTCGCCGCACTCACCGCCCTCGACGCCCAACGCCTCGCCCTGGTCAACCCTCCCTGGTTCGACGACGCCCTCTCCGGCCTGGGCGCCGACTACTTCACCCAGCAGGGCGTCACCGTCGCGCACCACGGACCGTGCGGACTGCCCAGCAACCAGAAACTCATCACGCCCGAGGCGCTCTCCGAGTGGATCCGCACCACCGTGGCCGGCCACAAGCCCGACGCGGTACTCGTCGCGGGCAACGGAATCCGCGCCGTCGGAACCATCAACGCCCTTGAGGAAGAACTCGGTTTCACGATCCTGACCGCCAACCAAGTCCTCCTCTGGCACGCCCTCCACCTGGCCGGCGCCGGCGAAATCGCCCGCCACATCACCGACTACGGCCGTGTCTTCACCCACAGCCCCGTGACCGCGTAG
- the mmuM gene encoding homocysteine S-methyltransferase, whose amino-acid sequence MDNGFTLPQALARGPLVLDGGLSNQLEADGHDLGDALWSARLLADCPQALLRAHQAYFAAGADVVITASYQASFEGFARCGIDRGRAAALMASSVTLARTAARRAAVERPLWVAASVGPYGAVLADGSEYRGRYGLSVGELADFHRPRIEALLAAAPDALALETVPDTAEALALLRAVRGLGVPVWLSYSILGDRTRAGQPLTEAFALAAEAEEVFAVGVNCCSPHDAEAAVPLAAQLTGKPVVVYPNSGEDWDDRAGAWRGPVRFAPARARDWVREGARLVGGCCRVGPAAVSEVAAGLRGERPATP is encoded by the coding sequence GTGGACAACGGATTCACCTTGCCGCAGGCGCTCGCACGCGGGCCGCTGGTGCTCGACGGCGGTCTGTCGAACCAGCTCGAAGCGGACGGCCACGACCTCGGCGACGCCCTCTGGTCGGCCCGCCTGCTCGCGGACTGTCCGCAGGCCCTGCTCCGGGCCCACCAGGCCTACTTCGCGGCCGGAGCGGACGTCGTGATCACGGCGAGCTACCAGGCGTCCTTCGAGGGATTCGCCCGCTGCGGCATCGACCGCGGGCGGGCCGCCGCGCTGATGGCGTCGAGCGTGACACTGGCCAGGACGGCCGCGCGCCGTGCCGCCGTGGAGCGTCCCTTGTGGGTGGCCGCCTCGGTCGGACCCTACGGCGCGGTGCTCGCCGACGGATCGGAGTACCGCGGCCGCTACGGACTGAGCGTCGGTGAACTGGCGGACTTCCACCGCCCGCGGATCGAGGCACTCCTCGCGGCGGCTCCCGACGCGCTCGCCCTGGAGACGGTGCCGGACACCGCGGAGGCCCTCGCCCTGCTGCGCGCGGTGCGCGGTCTCGGGGTACCCGTCTGGCTGTCGTACAGCATCCTCGGTGACCGCACCCGGGCAGGGCAGCCGCTGACGGAGGCCTTCGCGCTCGCCGCCGAGGCAGAGGAGGTCTTCGCCGTCGGTGTGAACTGCTGCTCGCCGCACGACGCCGAGGCGGCCGTGCCACTCGCCGCCCAGCTCACCGGCAAGCCGGTCGTCGTCTATCCCAACAGCGGGGAGGACTGGGACGACCGCGCCGGAGCCTGGCGCGGTCCCGTGCGCTTCGCGCCCGCGCGGGCGCGCGACTGGGTGCGCGAGGGCGCGCGGCTGGTCGGCGGTTGCTGCCGGGTCGGTCCTGCGGCTGTCTCCGAGGTGGCCGCCGGCTTGCGCGGGGAGCGCCCCGCAACGCCCTGA
- a CDS encoding exo-alpha-sialidase, whose product MTEVLLTVGTRKGLFLGRRRGGVWRFDDSPYFTGQAVYSVAIDTRGTVPRLLVGGDSAHWGPSVFHSDDLGAEWTEPARPAVKFPEDTKASLERVWQLHPSAAEPDVVYAGTEPAALYRSEDRGESFDIVRPLWEHPTRAKWEPGGGGEGLHTVLTDPRDAAAVTVAVSTAGVFRTKDGGASWEPSNSGVSAVFLPDQFPEFGQCVHKVARDAVDLDKLYLQNHWGVYRSDDAGAHWTDIGAGLPSTFGFAVAAHPHRADTAYVFPITGDFDRVPADRRCRVYRTADAGASWEALTTGLPGEDHYGTVLRDALCTDDLDPAGVYFGNRNGEVYASADDGESWKLLASHLPDVLCVRAAAID is encoded by the coding sequence ATGACCGAGGTACTGCTCACCGTGGGCACCCGCAAGGGCTTGTTCCTCGGCCGCAGACGCGGCGGCGTCTGGCGGTTCGACGACAGTCCGTACTTCACGGGTCAGGCCGTCTACTCCGTCGCCATCGACACCAGAGGGACGGTGCCGCGCCTGCTCGTGGGTGGCGACAGCGCGCACTGGGGTCCTTCGGTCTTCCACTCCGACGACCTCGGGGCCGAGTGGACCGAACCAGCCCGGCCGGCGGTCAAGTTCCCGGAGGACACCAAGGCCTCGCTGGAACGCGTATGGCAGTTGCACCCCTCGGCCGCCGAACCGGACGTGGTCTACGCGGGCACCGAACCCGCCGCGCTCTACCGCTCCGAGGACCGGGGCGAGAGCTTCGACATCGTCCGCCCGCTGTGGGAGCACCCCACGCGCGCGAAGTGGGAACCCGGCGGCGGTGGCGAGGGGCTGCACACCGTGCTCACCGATCCGCGCGACGCGGCCGCGGTCACGGTCGCCGTCTCGACGGCCGGTGTCTTCCGCACCAAGGACGGCGGCGCGAGCTGGGAGCCGTCCAACTCCGGTGTCTCCGCGGTGTTTCTGCCGGACCAGTTCCCGGAGTTCGGGCAGTGCGTCCACAAGGTGGCCCGGGACGCGGTCGACCTGGACAAGCTGTATTTGCAGAACCACTGGGGCGTCTACCGCAGCGACGACGCGGGCGCCCACTGGACCGACATCGGCGCCGGACTGCCGTCCACCTTCGGCTTCGCCGTGGCCGCCCACCCGCACCGCGCGGACACGGCCTACGTCTTCCCGATCACCGGCGACTTCGACCGGGTGCCCGCCGACCGCAGATGCCGCGTCTACCGCACCGCGGACGCCGGGGCGAGCTGGGAAGCCCTGACCACGGGCCTCCCCGGCGAGGACCACTACGGCACCGTGCTGCGCGACGCCCTGTGCACCGACGACCTGGATCCGGCCGGGGTCTACTTCGGCAACCGCAACGGCGAGGTGTACGCCTCCGCCGACGACGGGGAGAGCTGGAAGCTGTTGGCCTCGCATCTGCCGGACGTGCTGTGTGTGCGGGCGGCTGCTATCGACTGA
- a CDS encoding GNAT family N-acetyltransferase, with translation MSTYETMSFHLETERLILRPWAQSDADALRALHSERGNGTPTVEYIRTLIAKLLTTTATTGIALLTVQRREEGDFIGYCGLVVGRSTVEEPEIAYELFQRAHGRGYATEAAGAVLEAAVATGRKRLWATVGAGNAPSFRVLDKLGFERDHVSREDSGEVVWLTRSLP, from the coding sequence ATGTCCACGTACGAGACGATGTCGTTCCACCTCGAGACCGAGCGGTTGATACTGCGACCGTGGGCCCAGTCGGACGCCGACGCTCTCCGCGCCCTGCACTCCGAACGCGGCAACGGCACGCCCACGGTCGAGTACATCCGCACGCTCATCGCGAAGCTGCTCACCACCACGGCGACAACGGGCATTGCCCTGCTGACCGTTCAGCGCCGTGAGGAAGGCGATTTCATCGGCTACTGCGGGTTGGTCGTCGGCCGCTCCACCGTTGAGGAGCCCGAGATCGCGTACGAGTTGTTCCAGCGGGCGCACGGGCGTGGTTACGCGACCGAGGCTGCCGGTGCGGTGCTCGAAGCCGCTGTGGCGACCGGGCGGAAGCGGCTCTGGGCGACCGTCGGCGCGGGGAACGCACCGTCGTTCCGTGTCCTCGACAAGCTCGGGTTCGAGCGGGATCACGTGTCCCGGGAAGACAGCGGTGAAGTCGTGTGGCTCACGCGCTCGTTGCCGTGA
- a CDS encoding helix-turn-helix domain-containing protein, translated as MPTTLRPFEPHSAWHAVPPALVRHFAATALAEVPDLAEEILREIRNGYPHLRFSLDESGEPMALVGIRHALEGFVRHLLAEEGSPAREHHEVFQKFGRAEVRDGRSLDSLQAVYRLGVRLSWRRLAEIGQRVRIPPPAMYELADAGYEYLDGLVEESVRGYAEAAARRAGERLRLQQRLMDLVLSDHRDAPATDLAERASQVAWTLPKTVSVGLLLRPARESVAPAVGTEILLDMESERPRIVIPDPETGGRTEQLRSTLVGWAGAIGPPVPLASAAKSLRWAEAALGLMERGLLPRDQVLHCSEHIESLVLLQSEELIDDLARRCLAPLEHCAPTHGKRLAETLLAWLETRGGAPEIATRLGVHPQTVRYRLRQIRDLWGEEIDDPDGRFAIELVLRAQRLRERTEAPVSKSR; from the coding sequence CTGCCCACCACACTGCGCCCCTTCGAACCGCACTCCGCCTGGCACGCCGTCCCGCCGGCGCTCGTCCGGCACTTCGCGGCCACTGCCCTTGCCGAGGTGCCCGATCTCGCCGAGGAGATCCTCCGCGAAATCCGGAACGGGTACCCCCACCTGCGCTTTTCCCTGGACGAGTCGGGCGAGCCGATGGCTCTGGTGGGGATCCGGCACGCTCTCGAGGGCTTCGTCCGGCACCTGCTGGCCGAGGAGGGATCCCCGGCGCGGGAACACCACGAGGTCTTCCAGAAATTCGGCCGCGCCGAGGTACGCGACGGCCGCAGCCTCGACTCGCTCCAGGCCGTGTACCGGCTGGGTGTACGGCTGTCCTGGCGCCGACTGGCGGAGATCGGCCAGCGCGTGCGCATCCCACCGCCCGCGATGTACGAACTGGCCGACGCGGGCTACGAGTATCTGGACGGTCTGGTGGAGGAGTCCGTACGCGGCTACGCGGAAGCCGCGGCCCGGCGAGCCGGTGAACGACTGCGACTCCAGCAGCGGCTCATGGACCTGGTCCTCAGCGACCACCGTGACGCCCCCGCCACGGACCTCGCCGAGCGTGCTTCCCAGGTCGCCTGGACACTGCCGAAGACGGTGTCGGTCGGACTGCTGCTGCGCCCCGCGCGCGAGTCCGTGGCGCCCGCCGTCGGCACGGAGATCCTGCTCGACATGGAGAGCGAACGCCCCCGCATCGTCATACCCGATCCGGAAACCGGCGGCCGCACCGAGCAACTGCGCAGCACCCTGGTCGGCTGGGCGGGCGCGATCGGCCCGCCGGTCCCGCTGGCCTCCGCCGCCAAATCGCTGCGCTGGGCCGAGGCCGCCCTCGGCCTGATGGAACGTGGCCTGCTGCCCAGGGACCAGGTGCTGCACTGCTCCGAGCACATCGAATCGCTCGTCCTGCTCCAGTCGGAAGAGCTGATCGACGATCTCGCCCGGCGCTGCCTGGCCCCGCTCGAACACTGCGCACCCACGCACGGCAAGCGTCTCGCCGAGACCCTGCTCGCCTGGCTGGAGACCCGCGGCGGAGCCCCCGAGATCGCCACCCGGCTCGGCGTCCATCCGCAGACCGTGCGGTACCGCCTGCGCCAGATACGGGATCTGTGGGGCGAGGAGATCGACGACCCCGACGGCCGGTTCGCCATCGAACTCGTCCTGCGCGCCCAGCGGTTGAGGGAACGCACGGAGGCCCCGGTGTCGAAGTCCCGCTGA
- a CDS encoding DUF3068 domain-containing protein: MRRTASPFSLILLGLGAFLLALAPLLTWYVGPEAKKTPLDTDITTVFNGTGTYFDAQAVKPRHDQRLTITRQVRGDVADGDASGNAVWDVSTSVDSDSSLPASDPRDALQWTTERWVTNRKTNMPVHCCQEKPRFEGEAYLKFPFDVEERSYRWWDSTLGATVELDYSGRKKVQGFEGMRFTGKVKAAKTGTRLVPGKLVGVDKSQVLAEEWYANHGIELIADPATGRILYAAVGPRKTLRAPGSDKDAMVLLDSKKIAFTEKTQRAQVKLADRDSGKLKTLTSTAPMGAGAAGAVLLLTGGVFVVRGQRTREIS; the protein is encoded by the coding sequence ATGCGCCGGACTGCTTCGCCTTTTTCCTTGATTCTTCTGGGCCTGGGTGCTTTTCTGCTCGCCCTGGCCCCACTGCTCACCTGGTACGTCGGACCGGAGGCCAAGAAGACACCTCTGGACACCGACATCACCACGGTTTTCAACGGAACCGGAACCTACTTCGACGCCCAGGCGGTGAAGCCACGACACGATCAGCGCCTGACCATCACCCGACAGGTCAGGGGCGATGTGGCCGACGGCGACGCCAGCGGAAACGCGGTCTGGGACGTCTCCACCTCGGTCGACTCGGACTCCTCGCTGCCCGCCTCCGACCCGCGTGACGCCCTGCAGTGGACCACCGAGCGCTGGGTCACCAACCGCAAGACCAACATGCCGGTGCACTGCTGCCAGGAGAAGCCGCGCTTCGAGGGCGAGGCCTACCTGAAGTTCCCGTTCGACGTCGAGGAGCGCTCTTACCGCTGGTGGGACAGCACGCTCGGGGCGACGGTCGAGCTGGACTACAGCGGCCGCAAGAAGGTCCAGGGCTTCGAGGGCATGCGCTTCACCGGCAAGGTGAAGGCGGCCAAAACGGGCACCAGGCTGGTGCCGGGCAAGCTCGTCGGGGTCGACAAGAGCCAGGTTCTGGCCGAGGAGTGGTACGCCAACCACGGCATCGAGCTCATAGCCGATCCCGCCACGGGCCGGATCCTGTACGCGGCCGTCGGCCCCCGCAAGACACTGCGCGCCCCCGGCTCCGACAAGGACGCCATGGTCCTGCTGGACAGCAAGAAGATCGCGTTCACCGAGAAGACCCAGCGGGCCCAGGTCAAGTTGGCGGACAGGGACAGCGGAAAGCTGAAGACGCTCACCTCCACGGCGCCGATGGGCGCGGGGGCGGCGGGCGCGGTGCTGCTCCTCACCGGCGGGGTGTTTGTGGTTCGCGGACAACGCACGCGCGAGATTTCGTGA